The following coding sequences lie in one Lentilactobacillus sp. SPB1-3 genomic window:
- a CDS encoding PTS system mannose/fructose/N-acetylgalactosamine-transporter subunit IIB translates to MTMNIALARVDSRLLHGQVATFWTKYVKPNRILVVSDSVVKDQLRKTLISQVAPADVKANVISVDKMISIYGDPKFDSFKALLLTETVADMVRLAQGGVDFSDSGINLGNLAYTPGKKMITDTIAVDDEAVSEIKTLIDQFHLNVYAQQVPGEKPQNVLELINE, encoded by the coding sequence ATGACAATGAATATTGCTTTAGCAAGAGTTGATAGCCGGCTATTACATGGTCAAGTGGCCACTTTTTGGACTAAGTACGTTAAGCCTAATCGAATTTTAGTGGTATCAGATTCTGTTGTTAAGGATCAATTGCGGAAAACATTAATTTCGCAGGTCGCACCTGCAGACGTGAAAGCTAATGTGATTTCAGTGGACAAAATGATTTCAATTTATGGTGACCCCAAATTTGATTCTTTCAAAGCTCTTTTGTTGACTGAAACAGTTGCAGATATGGTTAGACTAGCCCAAGGTGGCGTTGATTTTTCAGATAGTGGAATTAATTTAGGTAATCTGGCATACACTCCAGGTAAGAAAATGATTACTGATACGATTGCTGTGGATGATGAAGCGGTTAGTGAAATTAAAACTTTGATCGATCAGTTTCATTTAAATGTCTATGCCCAACAAGTTCCTGGTGAAAAACCGCAGAATGTATTGGAATTGATTAATGAATAA
- the thrB gene encoding homoserine kinase encodes MAKVIVRVPATSANLGPGMDSLGLAFKLYYTVIVEEKTDKWKVNHALGNDVPTDEHNLIVQSILKTDPDIEPHQLTVISDVPIAHGLGSSTTAVVAGIKIANSLGELNLSIEKQIQIGSEIEGHPENVAAALLGNLVVSTYDGEKALATSVPIDGMSALMYIRPDGISEVESREKLPETIAYSDAVLSSSRANVFVTLMSQGKYHDALPLVEGDMMHEPFRKSIVPELDVIREKAHSMSIYGTYLSGAGPTVGTLGKRDDLVQLRLELQQMDLNGSLRILDVDTEGATVRGE; translated from the coding sequence ATGGCAAAAGTAATTGTTAGAGTTCCTGCAACATCAGCAAACTTAGGACCAGGAATGGATTCACTTGGATTGGCTTTTAAACTTTATTACACTGTCATCGTTGAAGAAAAGACTGACAAGTGGAAGGTCAATCACGCCCTAGGCAATGATGTTCCCACGGATGAGCATAACTTAATTGTTCAAAGCATTTTAAAAACTGACCCAGATATTGAGCCACATCAATTAACTGTTATTTCTGATGTTCCAATTGCTCACGGACTTGGTTCAAGTACGACAGCGGTTGTCGCAGGAATTAAGATTGCTAATTCACTGGGAGAATTAAATCTTTCGATTGAAAAACAGATTCAAATAGGTAGTGAGATCGAAGGTCATCCTGAAAATGTTGCAGCGGCACTTTTAGGTAATTTAGTTGTTTCGACTTATGACGGTGAAAAAGCATTGGCAACGTCAGTTCCTATTGATGGAATGTCAGCTTTGATGTACATCCGTCCGGATGGGATTTCAGAAGTTGAAAGTCGTGAAAAATTACCAGAGACTATAGCATATTCTGACGCAGTGTTGAGTAGTAGTCGGGCGAATGTCTTTGTAACCTTAATGAGCCAGGGAAAGTATCATGACGCCTTGCCATTAGTTGAAGGCGATATGATGCACGAACCGTTCAGAAAATCCATTGTTCCAGAGTTAGATGTTATTCGTGAAAAAGCTCACTCAATGTCGATCTACGGCACGTATTTAAGTGGTGCCGGTCCCACAGTGGGTACCTTAGGAAAACGCGATGATTTGGTACAACTTAGATTAGAACTTCAACAAATGGATCTTAATGGCAGTCTGAGAATTCTCGATGTTGATACCGAAGGGGCAACAGTTCGGGGAGAATAA
- the rpiA gene encoding ribose-5-phosphate isomerase RpiA, whose product MTQDELKQLVGKAAVDFIEDGMIVGLGTGSTVKYMVDYLGERVQKDGINIVGVSTSKRTAEQATNLGITIKDVDEVDHIDLTIDGADQIDKNFQGIKGGGAAHLWEKIVAINSRRNMWIVDESKMADELGSFPLPLEVIPYGSKQLLKRLDAKGYHPEFRMANGEHVLTDSKNYVIDLHMGKIEDPHALAADLDSMTGIVEHGLFLDLVNTVIVGREDGPEVLQAR is encoded by the coding sequence ATGACTCAAGACGAATTAAAACAATTAGTTGGTAAGGCAGCGGTTGACTTCATTGAAGACGGCATGATCGTTGGTTTAGGCACTGGTTCGACTGTTAAATACATGGTCGATTATTTAGGTGAACGAGTTCAAAAAGACGGGATCAACATCGTTGGTGTATCAACTTCTAAGCGAACTGCTGAACAAGCAACCAACTTAGGAATCACTATTAAAGATGTCGATGAAGTTGATCACATTGATTTAACGATCGATGGTGCTGATCAAATCGATAAGAATTTCCAAGGAATCAAAGGTGGCGGTGCTGCCCATCTTTGGGAAAAAATCGTAGCAATTAATTCTCGTCGTAACATGTGGATCGTTGATGAGAGTAAAATGGCAGATGAACTTGGATCATTCCCACTACCATTGGAAGTAATTCCTTACGGTAGCAAACAATTACTCAAGCGCCTCGACGCAAAAGGATATCATCCAGAATTCAGAATGGCTAATGGCGAACATGTTTTAACCGACTCTAAAAACTATGTGATCGACCTTCACATGGGTAAAATTGAAGATCCTCATGCGTTAGCAGCCGATCTTGATTCAATGACTGGAATCGTTGAACACGGATTGTTCTTAGACTTGGTTAACACTGTAATCGTTGGTCGCGAAGACGGACCGGAAGTATTACAAGCAAGATAA
- a CDS encoding aminopeptidase C, whose amino-acid sequence MTSEIKLDQIKRYQKNLDDDHSSAVIRRAVTHKGILGTSSDFNSDSAMEPVFSIDLSTGKVADQKQSGRCWMFAALNTMRVRVMNSFKVEDDFELSQNYTNFWDKFEKSNYFLENVIRTANEPLSSRKVAWLMTTPQQDGGQWDMLCALIEKYGIVPKSVMPETFSSSSSRELNKFLNLKLRHDAVILRELVANKATDEELSQTKDKMLNEIYKMLSYSLGEPVDQFDFEYRDKDNNYHIEKGITPKEFFDKYVGIDLNDYVSLINSPTADKPFDKTYTIEMLGNVEGGRQVKHLNLEMAALKDLAIKQLESGETVWFGSDVGQSSDTKKGIMDTRLYAPDELFSTDLSLSKSERLDYGESLMTHAMVITGVDLVDGKPTKWKVENSWGEKPGNKGYFVMSDEWMNEFVYQFVINKKYLSDEQLTAQKQEPTILDPWDPMGALA is encoded by the coding sequence TTGACATCAGAAATTAAGCTTGATCAAATCAAACGTTACCAAAAAAATCTCGATGATGACCACTCTTCAGCAGTCATTCGTCGGGCGGTAACTCATAAGGGAATTCTTGGAACTAGTTCAGATTTCAATTCTGATAGTGCTATGGAACCAGTTTTTTCAATTGACTTATCCACTGGAAAAGTTGCTGACCAAAAGCAAAGTGGTCGTTGTTGGATGTTTGCTGCTCTTAACACTATGCGTGTTAGAGTAATGAACAGTTTCAAAGTCGAAGATGATTTTGAATTATCACAAAACTACACTAACTTCTGGGATAAATTCGAAAAATCAAATTACTTCTTAGAAAATGTTATTCGCACTGCTAATGAACCACTTAGCTCTCGCAAAGTTGCTTGGTTAATGACCACCCCACAACAAGATGGTGGTCAATGGGACATGCTATGTGCTTTGATAGAAAAATATGGAATCGTTCCAAAGTCTGTCATGCCAGAAACATTTAGCAGTTCATCATCTCGCGAATTAAATAAGTTCCTTAATTTAAAGCTTCGTCATGATGCAGTCATTCTTCGTGAATTAGTTGCAAATAAAGCAACTGATGAAGAATTAAGCCAGACTAAAGATAAGATGTTAAATGAAATCTACAAAATGCTTTCATACAGTCTTGGTGAACCTGTAGATCAATTCGACTTTGAATATCGTGACAAAGATAATAATTATCATATTGAAAAGGGAATTACTCCTAAAGAATTTTTCGACAAATACGTAGGAATTGATTTAAACGACTATGTTTCACTAATCAACTCACCTACTGCTGACAAACCTTTCGACAAAACTTATACGATTGAAATGTTAGGTAATGTTGAAGGCGGTCGCCAAGTTAAACATCTTAACTTGGAAATGGCTGCATTAAAAGATTTGGCAATTAAACAGCTCGAAAGCGGCGAAACCGTCTGGTTTGGTAGCGATGTTGGCCAAAGTTCAGATACGAAAAAAGGAATCATGGATACCCGCTTATATGCGCCGGATGAATTGTTTAGTACTGATTTATCATTATCCAAATCTGAACGACTTGATTATGGTGAAAGCTTAATGACTCACGCCATGGTCATCACTGGAGTTGACTTGGTTGATGGCAAACCAACTAAGTGGAAGGTTGAAAATAGCTGGGGTGAAAAACCAGGTAATAAGGGATATTTTGTTATGAGTGATGAATGGATGAACGAATTCGTTTACCAATTTGTTATTAACAAAAAATATCTTTCAGACGAACAATTAACTGCTCAAAAGCAAGAACCTACTATCCTTGATCCTTGGGATCCAATGGGCGCCTTGGCATAA
- a CDS encoding HAD family hydrolase gives MNAFIFDVDGTLIDSKDMYMKPLLKVLNANGYNFVMSDLDQTFGINALDAVTQLGVKEPQRIVNEWFGIVDDYKELTHVFPNIKEMLQELSSDNGNHLAIATSKLRTELLRDVEPYGLNDYFSAIISSDDVDNGKPAPDMVLKGIEKLNSTKDNTVYIGDTLYDLEAAHRAGVSFALAGWETDMADQFKSAEYYLTTPQDLLTI, from the coding sequence ATGAATGCATTTATTTTCGATGTTGACGGAACTTTAATTGATAGTAAAGATATGTATATGAAACCCTTACTTAAGGTTTTAAATGCTAATGGTTACAATTTTGTGATGTCAGATTTAGATCAAACTTTCGGGATTAACGCACTGGATGCTGTTACTCAGTTGGGCGTTAAGGAACCACAAAGAATCGTCAATGAATGGTTCGGAATCGTTGACGATTATAAAGAATTAACCCATGTTTTTCCTAACATTAAAGAAATGCTGCAGGAATTGAGCTCAGACAACGGCAATCATTTAGCAATTGCTACTTCAAAATTAAGAACAGAACTTCTTAGAGATGTTGAGCCATATGGATTAAATGATTACTTTAGCGCCATTATTTCTTCAGATGACGTTGATAATGGTAAACCCGCACCTGATATGGTTTTAAAGGGTATTGAAAAGTTGAATTCAACTAAAGACAATACTGTATACATCGGTGACACGCTCTACGATTTAGAGGCTGCTCATCGAGCCGGAGTTAGTTTTGCATTAGCCGGTTGGGAAACTGATATGGCCGATCAATTCAAAAGTGCTGAATATTATTTAACGACACCACAAGATTTGCTAACCATCTAA
- a CDS encoding LCP family protein: MPVDDKDKNFDPVYSRRSDKKPHYRKPHGKRRKRIGWTIFIIVLLIVGGGLVWGYGAYKSAQNTFKQTYDGASIAKSRNVSSVIKQNKPLSILLLGTDTGALGRHDTGRTDTMIVATINPKKQTIHLTSIARDTRVQIPGDTLPYEKINAAYTIGGPGTAIKTVQQLLDIPIDFYAIINMGGLEKMVNAVGGVDVKPPLTFKYGHADVTKGVKTHLNGKQALDYSRMRDDDPLGDYGRQGRQRDIIKKLVMKGINMTSLPRYKQILSSLNGNLKTDMTFDDMIAIRAKYGDATHHMKSQTLQGDDAMIDGISYQDVPQSELLKVSNEIRSSLGLKKSTKLSQSQTGTDESSDAYGTDGTDGTDSTAATSY, encoded by the coding sequence ATGCCAGTAGATGATAAAGATAAGAACTTTGATCCAGTATATTCTCGGCGATCAGATAAAAAGCCACATTATCGTAAACCACACGGCAAACGCCGGAAACGTATCGGTTGGACAATTTTTATAATTGTTCTATTAATCGTTGGTGGCGGACTTGTTTGGGGATACGGCGCCTACAAAAGCGCACAAAATACTTTCAAACAAACTTATGATGGAGCTTCAATTGCTAAATCAAGAAATGTCTCTTCAGTTATTAAACAAAATAAGCCCCTATCGATTTTATTGTTAGGTACTGATACTGGAGCACTTGGTCGTCACGATACAGGACGAACAGATACCATGATTGTTGCCACTATTAATCCTAAGAAGCAAACAATTCATTTAACTAGTATTGCCCGTGATACTCGAGTACAAATTCCGGGTGATACATTACCATATGAAAAAATTAATGCGGCATACACAATTGGTGGTCCTGGAACAGCGATCAAGACTGTGCAACAATTGCTAGATATTCCAATTGATTTCTACGCAATCATCAACATGGGTGGACTCGAAAAGATGGTTAATGCTGTTGGTGGTGTTGATGTTAAACCACCACTAACATTCAAGTATGGTCATGCCGACGTTACTAAAGGTGTTAAAACCCATTTGAACGGTAAGCAAGCTTTAGACTACTCCAGAATGCGTGATGATGATCCACTTGGTGACTATGGTCGTCAAGGTCGTCAACGAGACATTATTAAGAAGTTAGTAATGAAGGGAATTAACATGACTTCCCTTCCTAGATATAAACAAATTCTAAGCTCATTAAATGGAAACTTAAAAACTGATATGACCTTTGATGATATGATTGCGATTAGGGCAAAATATGGTGATGCAACTCACCATATGAAGTCACAAACTTTACAAGGTGACGATGCTATGATCGATGGAATTTCTTATCAAGATGTTCCCCAATCAGAATTGCTCAAAGTTTCCAACGAAATCCGTTCTTCACTTGGATTGAAAAAATCAACTAAGCTATCTCAAAGCCAAACCGGCACTGATGAATCTTCAGATGCTTACGGAACTGATGGCACTGATGGAACAGATTCAACTGCTGCAACTAGCTATTAA
- a CDS encoding SprT family protein, with translation MTDLELQKLVEKVSLESFGKKFQHQAMFNARLRTTGGRYRLGDHNIEINRKMADEYDESVLIGIIKHELCHYHLHLAGHSGKHNTPEFKQLLKAVGGSRYAPAVAKDYKYVYECTRCGLEYHRKRKIDVRKYACGKCRGKLNLIA, from the coding sequence TTGACGGATTTAGAATTACAAAAATTAGTCGAAAAAGTTTCATTAGAATCTTTTGGCAAAAAATTTCAACATCAAGCGATGTTTAATGCCCGATTGAGAACCACTGGCGGTAGATATCGGTTAGGTGATCATAACATTGAAATTAACCGGAAAATGGCTGATGAGTATGATGAATCAGTTTTGATTGGTATTATCAAACATGAGCTATGCCACTACCATTTACATTTGGCAGGTCATTCAGGAAAACATAATACTCCTGAATTCAAACAGCTTCTAAAGGCAGTTGGTGGCTCGAGATACGCGCCAGCAGTTGCTAAAGATTATAAGTATGTGTATGAGTGCACCCGCTGTGGTCTTGAATACCATCGAAAACGAAAAATTGATGTTAGAAAGTATGCATGCGGCAAATGTCGTGGTAAATTAAATTTAATAGCATAA
- a CDS encoding dUTP diphosphatase codes for MSRGFEIVSKYQNDGINIPHRTTENAAGYDFESAVDFKLPSIWKLNFVKLLWAIRHENSLSEDEVAKAKAILKPYLVPTGIKAYMNPEEVLIIANRSSNPLKRGLILPNGIGVIDADYYNNESNEGEIFVQLLNFSVTDTVIKKGQRIAQGIFMPYLLADQDDLVEKATRVGGFGSSDK; via the coding sequence ATGTCACGAGGATTCGAAATTGTTTCAAAATATCAAAATGATGGAATAAATATTCCCCATCGAACAACAGAAAATGCCGCTGGGTATGACTTTGAGAGTGCCGTAGACTTTAAGCTACCTTCAATTTGGAAATTAAATTTTGTCAAACTACTATGGGCGATCAGACATGAAAATAGTTTATCAGAAGATGAGGTTGCCAAAGCTAAAGCAATTTTGAAACCATATCTTGTGCCAACGGGAATAAAAGCATATATGAATCCTGAAGAAGTACTGATTATTGCTAATAGATCAAGTAATCCTCTGAAACGGGGGTTGATTTTACCGAACGGAATTGGTGTTATCGATGCGGATTACTACAATAATGAAAGTAATGAAGGCGAAATTTTTGTCCAATTATTAAACTTTTCAGTGACAGACACCGTAATTAAAAAGGGGCAACGAATTGCCCAAGGAATCTTTATGCCATACTTGTTAGCTGATCAAGATGATTTGGTAGAAAAAGCTACAAGGGTCGGGGGATTCGGCTCTTCGGATAAATAA
- a CDS encoding AEC family transporter: MSVFYSAVSGVLEILIMIALGFILARNNWFDAKMTSLIAKLVTQIALPAYMAATIIEKFTAPELLRTLPDLLFPVISMLVLFIISIPIAKFFKIKPSHRGLFQSMFANSNTVFVGLPVNMALFHQRSLPFVLVYYMANTTFFWTLGVYLIQKDGTGSGHFDWRTTLKKVFSPPLMGFIVGVIFVLTGISEIFKDPNGLGFILSDLEYIGGLTIPLSMIFIGISINSVNLVNVHFDRSHWLILLGRFVIAPLLMAALVIPSPMPLLMKQVFIMQSAMPVMTNAPVVARLYNADSEYASIMVTETTLMSLLVIPILMVLVQHI; this comes from the coding sequence ATGTCAGTTTTTTATTCTGCTGTTTCAGGCGTTTTAGAAATTTTAATAATGATTGCCCTAGGATTCATCTTGGCTCGAAATAATTGGTTTGATGCCAAAATGACTAGTTTAATAGCTAAGTTAGTGACACAAATTGCCTTACCCGCTTATATGGCAGCCACGATCATTGAAAAGTTTACGGCTCCAGAACTTTTGAGAACGTTACCGGATTTGTTATTTCCAGTAATATCAATGTTAGTATTATTTATCATTTCGATACCGATCGCTAAGTTCTTTAAAATTAAGCCGAGTCATCGGGGACTTTTTCAATCAATGTTTGCTAATTCAAATACAGTATTTGTTGGTTTGCCAGTAAACATGGCATTATTTCACCAACGAAGCTTGCCATTTGTGTTGGTATATTACATGGCAAATACCACTTTCTTTTGGACATTAGGTGTATATCTAATCCAAAAAGATGGGACGGGTAGTGGTCATTTTGATTGGCGAACTACATTGAAAAAAGTATTTTCACCTCCACTGATGGGGTTCATTGTGGGTGTAATATTCGTATTAACCGGTATCAGTGAAATTTTTAAGGATCCTAACGGACTGGGCTTTATATTGTCTGACTTGGAGTACATAGGTGGTTTAACAATTCCACTATCAATGATTTTTATTGGAATATCAATCAATAGTGTTAATTTGGTAAACGTTCACTTTGATAGAAGTCATTGGCTAATTTTATTGGGACGATTCGTGATTGCTCCCTTATTGATGGCTGCACTGGTTATTCCATCGCCAATGCCATTATTAATGAAACAGGTCTTCATTATGCAATCAGCAATGCCAGTTATGACAAATGCTCCTGTAGTGGCAAGATTATATAATGCCGATTCAGAGTATGCTTCAATAATGGTAACTGAAACCACATTGATGAGTCTATTAGTAATTCCGATTCTGATGGTGTTAGTTCAACATATTTAA
- a CDS encoding PTS sugar transporter subunit IIA: protein MISIIVGTHGHFGAELIKTSEMIFGKQDSTLSVSMQGSDSLETTTAKFNQTISQFPKENQVLLLTDLFGGTPFNVCAQIQANDPARFELLSGVNLGMLLEALMGTQGDVHELADHLVDAGKAAINKFEINSDEGDELL, encoded by the coding sequence TTGATTTCTATTATTGTGGGTACTCATGGCCACTTTGGGGCTGAGTTAATAAAAACGTCTGAAATGATTTTCGGTAAACAAGATTCCACCTTGTCAGTTTCAATGCAAGGGTCTGATTCACTTGAGACTACCACTGCTAAATTTAACCAAACGATCTCCCAATTTCCAAAGGAAAATCAAGTTTTGCTGCTTACGGATTTATTCGGGGGCACGCCGTTTAATGTCTGTGCTCAGATTCAGGCAAATGATCCCGCAAGGTTTGAATTGTTATCGGGAGTTAATCTAGGAATGCTTTTGGAAGCCTTGATGGGCACTCAAGGTGATGTTCACGAACTTGCAGATCATCTTGTGGATGCTGGTAAGGCTGCAATTAACAAGTTTGAGATTAATAGTGATGAGGGGGATGAATTATTATGA
- a CDS encoding 2,3-bisphosphoglycerate-dependent phosphoglycerate mutase, whose protein sequence is MAKLVVIRHGQSEANRDNVFTGWSDVPLTDLGYNQAHEAGAKISKLHIPFADVHTSYLKRAIITANIIMDEVGQNYVPIHKTWRLNERHYGALRGRNKAEVEKKVGSQQLKIWRRSYSVVPPMLAKADVERRYQRIGVKIPRAESLEMTWQRMLPYWIDQIAPALLAGKNQLVVAHGSTLRALIKYLDNISDENITEVEVPNGKPIVYEFDGKLNILNKKTIG, encoded by the coding sequence ATGGCTAAGTTAGTGGTAATTAGACATGGTCAAAGTGAAGCTAATCGGGATAACGTCTTTACTGGGTGGAGTGATGTTCCGTTAACTGATTTAGGCTATAACCAAGCGCATGAAGCTGGAGCTAAGATTTCGAAATTACATATCCCGTTTGCTGATGTACATACTTCGTATTTAAAAAGGGCAATAATCACCGCCAATATTATCATGGATGAAGTAGGACAAAATTATGTTCCAATTCACAAAACTTGGCGACTGAACGAACGCCACTATGGTGCTCTGCGTGGTCGTAACAAGGCGGAAGTGGAAAAAAAGGTCGGCAGTCAGCAATTAAAAATTTGGCGTCGAAGCTACAGTGTTGTACCGCCAATGCTTGCTAAAGCTGATGTTGAAAGAAGATATCAACGAATTGGTGTCAAGATTCCCCGCGCGGAGAGTCTTGAAATGACTTGGCAGCGGATGCTGCCATACTGGATCGACCAGATTGCACCTGCATTATTGGCAGGCAAGAATCAGTTAGTTGTAGCTCATGGAAGTACTTTACGTGCCTTAATCAAGTATTTAGACAATATCTCCGATGAAAATATTACCGAGGTTGAAGTGCCGAACGGAAAACCCATTGTGTATGAATTTGATGGTAAATTAAATATTCTCAACAAAAAAACGATTGGTTAG
- a CDS encoding PTS sugar transporter subunit IIC → MLLASCLTLIVAFLAGLDGILDEWQFYQPIVTCTLIGAAFSDISTGILLGATLQIIMSGWINLASVISPDISFASVTAAIMVCGPAHLQIGQGVLVAIGAAVIGRLLTIRTRKLMVNIAHKADQAAEISKLSEINRLQWISMGIQGLRVMIPSVIVLMLSNVTIGHWFRMIPQSVNTGINAAASLIAVVGFSIIITTIESRALWIWFAGGFLIATFFKLTLTFVILLGVVLTILYIIIENRHNGKKDQSDPFSDELDDL, encoded by the coding sequence TTGTTACTAGCTAGTTGTTTAACTTTAATAGTCGCTTTTTTGGCTGGCCTTGATGGTATTTTGGACGAATGGCAATTTTATCAGCCTATCGTTACTTGTACCTTAATTGGTGCAGCTTTTTCTGATATCAGTACCGGAATATTATTAGGAGCCACTCTGCAAATTATTATGAGTGGATGGATTAACTTAGCTTCGGTAATTTCTCCTGACATCTCTTTTGCGTCAGTCACAGCTGCTATTATGGTTTGTGGTCCAGCACATTTGCAGATCGGTCAGGGAGTGCTTGTGGCGATTGGTGCCGCTGTGATTGGTAGATTATTGACCATCAGAACACGAAAATTAATGGTAAATATTGCTCATAAGGCTGATCAAGCTGCAGAAATTTCCAAATTATCAGAGATAAATCGATTACAGTGGATCAGTATGGGAATTCAAGGGCTTCGAGTAATGATTCCCTCAGTCATAGTTTTGATGTTATCTAACGTAACGATTGGTCATTGGTTTAGAATGATTCCTCAATCAGTTAATACTGGAATCAATGCGGCAGCTAGTCTGATAGCTGTGGTTGGTTTTTCAATCATCATTACAACGATTGAGAGTAGAGCTCTTTGGATATGGTTTGCTGGTGGCTTTTTAATTGCCACATTTTTCAAACTTACTTTGACATTTGTGATCTTGTTAGGAGTCGTCTTAACGATTCTATACATAATTATTGAGAACCGTCATAACGGAAAAAAAGACCAATCTGATCCCTTTAGTGATGAGTTGGATGACCTATAG
- a CDS encoding PTS system mannose/fructose/sorbose family transporter subunit IID — MKSSGENRITKWDFGRVFLRSSFEQGSWNYERMHNLGFEFILVPVISRLFPKSTDRSDAMKRHLDFFNTTPIMQSLITGVTINLEEQVADGSFDPKQINQVKTALMGPLASFGDPLWWIVLRPTIAAIAIELCMSKWPILGPIFFFIIWNIIRLGFRFISQLIGYQRGLDILGIVQSPIIKNVIKGSSVFGMFLMGVLIARFVRIDICGFTSQSFTKMINFSPMTFASALISIGLTLSSIWLLRKRVNMVWIMLMIVVICIGMSLVGIIR; from the coding sequence ATGAAAAGTAGTGGTGAAAACAGAATAACTAAGTGGGACTTTGGTCGTGTTTTTTTGCGATCATCGTTTGAGCAAGGGTCTTGGAATTATGAACGAATGCATAATTTGGGATTTGAATTTATATTGGTGCCAGTCATCAGTCGTTTATTTCCAAAATCTACCGATCGGTCTGATGCCATGAAACGACATCTGGATTTTTTTAACACAACTCCAATTATGCAGTCTTTGATTACTGGAGTGACAATTAATCTGGAGGAACAGGTTGCTGATGGTAGTTTCGACCCAAAACAAATCAATCAAGTTAAAACTGCTTTAATGGGGCCACTTGCTTCATTTGGTGATCCGCTGTGGTGGATAGTGCTAAGGCCGACCATTGCTGCGATTGCAATTGAACTGTGTATGTCAAAATGGCCCATTCTAGGACCGATATTCTTCTTTATAATTTGGAATATTATCAGATTAGGATTTAGATTCATTAGTCAATTAATCGGATATCAGCGAGGATTAGACATATTAGGAATCGTGCAGTCACCAATTATTAAAAACGTTATTAAAGGGTCATCAGTGTTTGGAATGTTTTTGATGGGTGTGCTTATTGCCCGGTTTGTCAGAATAGACATTTGTGGTTTTACTTCACAGTCATTCACTAAGATGATCAATTTTAGTCCGATGACCTTTGCATCGGCATTAATATCCATTGGATTGACTCTTAGTAGCATTTGGCTACTAAGAAAAAGGGTAAATATGGTGTGGATCATGTTGATGATCGTGGTCATCTGTATTGGCATGTCACTGGTTGGCATCATTAGGTAA